Part of the Ruegeria sp. AD91A genome, CAACGCTGTCGCGGAAACGCGCCCCTCGGTCGTCAAAGCTGTGGTTCATCGCCGGGTATTCCTCGGGGCGGTCACCTGAAGCAACGCCCAACAGCAACCGTCCGCCCGAGAGCACATCGGTCGTCGCCGCTGCCTTGGCCACATGCGCGGGGTGACGCAATGGCAGGATGACACTCGACGTTCCAAGCGCAATCCGGTCTGTTGCTGTTGCCAGAGCACCCAGATAGACAAATGGATCGAAAACCTGTCCCGGGTCACCGAAGTTTGGCACATTGAACGGGACGTCGCGCAGCCAAAGTGCCGCAAACCCAAGTTCCTCGGCCTTTTGAGCCGCCTCCAGATGACCGCGCAGCGTCGGCTCTGCGCCGACTGCGTATGCCTCAAGCGGCAGCACAAGGCCAATGCTCAAGCGCTCGGGACGGAACACCCGGTTATAAGCCACGTTGATCTGGGTAAACTCGTTAGGCTGAATTTTATCCAACATCTCGGGACCCCACTAGTAGCGCACCAAGGTGCGGCTCTCGATGCTTTTGCGAATGGTGGAGATGCTTGAATCTTCGACCATATCGAGCGCGCTATGCGCAATCGAAGGTAGTCCTTGATTGTCATAGATATTGAAAATCGCGACCTCATCCGGTGTCATCTTGGATTGATAGATCCAATCATGCTTGGGGTTTCCCACCAGCCCCATGATTTGCCCTTTGCGGTCAGGATAGATCAGATCCAGCAGGATCCAGTCAGACGCGTCAACCGATGACGGGCGAACAAAGCCAAGCGGCGCTGAATTGATCGGATGCTCCACGGGACGCCACACATTAATAAATGCAAAGTGACCTTGCGCCCATTCCGATGCGACATCGGCACCCAACAGGTCGACAAGCCGCTGTTCGGCTCCGTCCTTGCTGTAGTCACTGTGAACGTTGCGCGCAGGTTTGCGCGTCGCACTCGGGTCATCTGTCCGAACCGTATGGTCAAAAACCACAACCTCGCGTGCGCCCAGCCTGTCCGACAGCATCGCTGTCAACTCGGCATCGTATATCGATTTCCATGCGGCACCAGCAAAGCCCCGAACCTGCGTTTCCAGCGTCGTGAATTCAACAGCATCAGACGCAAATGTAACGGAGTTGGCCGCTGCGCGGGCGTCCTCCAGTGCAACAGCCGTGGAGGCTAGTTTGGGGGAAACCAGGTTTCCAGCAATCCCGCCGGCATCCAGTTCAAAAGCTTGCCGGTGCGGCTTGTGAACGTGGTAGTTGACTGTGGCTGTTCGCGTCATATGCGCCTCCTTCGTATGCTGTGTTGCATCGATGGAAGGGATTTAACGTCAATCCAATTGCATATAAACTGCTCATTGATGGAATGATAATTCGGGTTTGCGATATAATGGGGCTTGATACAGATGCGCTGCGATTGTTTGTCAGGGCAGCAGAAATGCTGAACATAAGCGCGGCGGGGCGCGCATTGGGTATGGCCCCGGCCGTGTCCAGCGCAAAACTCGCGAAGTTGGAGCAGAGCCTGGGTTCCGAACTGTTACATCGCACAACACGCAAAGTGTCGTTGTCGGTTGAAGGTGCTGACTTCCTGCCCTTCGCCCGCGAGATTATCGCGCAAGAAGAGGCCGCACTTGCTGCTCTGGGCAAGCAGACAACAACCATAAAGGGCACGTTGCGCTTTGCTGCGCCAAGCAGTTTTGCACAGCTCTACATCGCGCCAATCCTTCCTGAGTTTCTTAAACAGCATCCCGATCTCACAATCGATCTGCGTCTGTCGGATGTGCAGTTCGACCTGATCGAGGGAAGCTATGATCTAGCACTCAGGAACGCGCCGCTTGTCGACACCAGCTTAAAAGGTCGAAAGCTGGCCGTTGATCGCCGTATTCTATGCGCCGCGCCGCATTATCTCGATGAATACGGCACGCCCAAGACGCCTGACGATCTGAAAACCCATCATCTGATAGCTTTCCAAAACCGCCAACCGCGGCCATTGACAGGACCGGCGGGCAAGAACGCCATTTTCGATCCCGCATCAGCCAAAGGCCAATTGATTATCGATGACGGTCAAAGCCAGGTCCGCGCCACGCTGGCCGGAGCCGGTATTTCCTTGAACGCTCTATGGAGCGTGCATGACCAACTGAAGTCAGGTCGTTTGATACGGGTTCTTCCAAACTTTGAGGCCAGTGAAGACAATGTCTTGTGGCTGATCTATCCCAAGTCCAACGTGCTGTCCCCAAAAGTGCGGGTGTTTATTGATTTTTTGATCGCAGAGATTGGCGCAAAGCCACCTTGGGAAACGTAAGCTCAAATAAAGCTTAGCGCGCTGCCAGACATCCTGACATCAATGCCAAGGACCAGGCGCTGAGCGGGCATGCCTTGTCCAGTCCAAATGTCTGGTTTGGTGTCCTCATTGCGGTCGTCGCCGAACGGAGGTTCGATTAGCAGATTAACGCACCATTTAATGATTGACCACATCACAACAACCACTAACGCCGCTGAACCGGATTTATTTGAAGCTATCTCTGGTTGAGTGGTCAGCTCATCAGCGGACCCAACGCACCTTCACTTAACTCGCCCGATAGAAGCCGTTGATCGTGTATGCAGAAAACGTCAGCAATGAGTCCAAAGTGTCAAATTTCGCATGGTAGCGCAATAAACGCCTGCGACAGCAACTGACGTATACACTTTAGAGGTTAGGGGCTGCTCCTGATGTTCCTCGAATTGTCAGGGTCGCAGAATACTCGAAATGACAGACTGGCAGATCGGGTGTTCGCATCCGGTCCAGAAGGATCTCGGCCAACCGCTTGCCTAACTTCTTCGGGTCGATCGCCATGGTTGTTAGGCCGGGCGTCGAGACGGCCGCATCCTCGATGTCATCAAAACCCACCACCGAAAAATCATGCCCTGGTTTCCAACCGGACCGGATCAATCCGAAGCAGGCGCCAAGCGCCACAACGTCTCCGTTGCAAACAATACCCGTCACCTCGGGGTGTTGGTGACGGAGTGCGGCAATAGCGTCAACGCCAGCACTCTTATTCTCATCGCATGGCCAGACAATTGGCTGCACGTCATCCATCTGCTTTAAAGCGCCAAGGTAACCGGCAATGCGTTCTTCACGCACGGACGATTGCTCGGTGCCGCCAAAATAGGCGATGTGCTTGTGCCCTAAATCAATCAAGTGCTGCGTGGCTTGTGCGAGGGCTTCGGTATTAAGAATGCCGACATGGTCGAAAGACTGCGACACCTTTCGCATGAATGTCACAGCGGGAACACCGTGAGCATTCAGAAGCTCCATAGATACTTCGCTTGTGTCTAGTGCCGGAACCCAGATCAAACCACGTCGGCCAAATCTGATGCAGGCTTCCAGAAGGCGGTCCTGACGTTGAAGATCGCCTTGCGCATCGAGGATCGACACCATGAACCCTTCGGTTTCGAGCAAGTCGACGGCGCCACTCACAACCTCTGCGTTAAACGGGTTGGCCAATTTGTTAAGGATAAAACCGATTTCGCGATTGTCACCTGATCGCATTGTGGCCGCCGCTTGATTTGGGACGTAGCGCAGACGCTTGGCTGCGCTCAGGACTTTCTGACGTGTCTTCTCTGAAATTCGGCCGGTGTCACGCATAACCTGGCTGACGGTTGGAACCGACACGCCCGCTTCTTTGGCAACGCTGGATAAGGTGGGTTTTTTCGTCATGGGTCACAGTTTAGATATAACGTTTGCCTAAAATCGCAAGTGGTTTTGCAAATGGCAAGCAAATTATAGCAAAAGCTTGGCGGCAACAGGCTTGACTCAAGATACAACGATATACCATATTAACTGCATTCGCCCGCGGACTGACCCAAAGGTGTCGGCGAGGGAGAGAGGTTGTCGGGTTTCGGTCAGCCTCAGACATAGGGAGGAAATCATGTCGATTCATCTGAAACTGTCGGTTGCCGTGTCCGGTGTTGCCATGCTTGCTGGCGCTGCTGCCGTGCAAGCTGAAACTCTGTTCTGGTCGACCCAGGCCCGGCCCGCCGAAGAAGCGCAGGCTATGCGAACCGAGGTTCTTGGTGGCTTCGAGGGCGGGGTTGACTACCAACCGAACGAAGATGGCCCCTGGCTGACTCGCTTGCAAGCCGAGCTGCAAGCCGACTCAGGCAGCATCGACTTGCTGGGCTCCTTGCATGGCAACTTCTCGGCGATGAATCCTGATGACCTGATGGACCTTAGCGAACTTGGCGTCATGTCGGCGTCGGGCACTTTCAATGATCTCGCTAAGCTGGGTACTGACAGCTTGCAATATATGCCGTGGATGCAAGCGAGTTACATCATGGCCGCAAACACGGAAGCACTGCAATACCTGCCTGAAGGTGCGGACATTGATGCACTGACCTATGACCAGTTGATTGCGTGGGCGGCGAACGTTGAAGAAGCGACGGGTCAGAAGAAATTCGGATTTCCGGCAGGTCCCAAGGGTCTGAAACACCGCTTTTTCCAAGGTTATCTTTACCCGTCCTACACCAACGGTGTTGTGCGGACCTTTGCTTCGCCCGAGGCTGTGACGGCATGGGAAAAGTTCAAAGAGCTGTGGAGCCATACGAACCCTGCCTCGACCAACTTTTCATTCATGCAGGAACAGCTGTTGAACGGGGATGCCTGGATCGTCTTTGACCACACGTCGCGTTTGGCGCAGGCATTCAATGAACGCCCAGATGATTTCGTTGCCTTCCCAGCACCTGCAGGCCCAACTGGCCGTGGCTTCATGCCCGTTCTGGCAGGTGTTGCCATCCCACGCACCGCGCCGGATGCCGAAGGTGCCAAAGCTTTGGTGACTTATCTGATGCAGCCCGAGACACAGATCGCGACACTGAAGGCAACAAACTTCTTCCCCGTGGTTGATGTTGAGCTGCCCGCCGACCTACCGCCTTCGGTCAAAGCTGCCGGCGAAGCGGTTGCCAAGATGAGCAGCTCGGCAGACGCAAATCCCGGCCTGCTGCCTGCGGGTCTGGGTAGCATGGGCGGCGACTTCAACCGTGTATATGTGGATGCGTTCGAACGCATTGTTTTGGCTGGTCAACCCATTGAGCAGGTTCTGGAAGATCAAAAGAAACAGCTGGAAAAGATCATGAACGAAACTGGCGCGCCTTGCTGGGCACCAGATGCGCCTTCGGAAGGTGCCTGCCCCGTCGAATAAAACCTTCCATGACTGCCGGGCCGCAGAAGCTGTGGCCCGGTTCCCCAGCATAATCCCAACTTAAAGGAGCGGTCCGATGGAAGCGCGGCTATTGCCTTACTTTCTGATCCTCCCGGTGACGCTGTTTCTCTGCCTGTTTTTCCTCTACCCGTTTGCGCTGGTGGCGCAGCAGGCTTTTGGAACAGGAGACGGCTTTTCACTGGATAACTTTCGCGAGGTTGTGAGCTACTGGAAGTTCCCGATCTCGATGAAAAACACATTTCTTCTGGCCGCGGCCGTGGTACCGATCCAGCTGGCGCTGTCACTTCTGATGGCCACGATGGTCACGAAGATGCAAAAGGGCCGCGATCTGGTTCTGTACATCTGGACCATTCCTTTGGGGATTTCTGACCTTGCAGCCGGTATCATCTGGCTGGCGATCTTCGAGCAGTCGGGTTTCCTGAACTCGATGATGGTCGGGCTTGGTGTCACTGACCAACCGGTAAGTTTGCTGAGTTATCAAACGCCGTGGGTAGTGTTCCTGGCGATTATGCTTGCCGAGATTTGGCGTGCGACCGCGATTATGCTTGTGATCCTTGTGGCGGGAATTGGTCTGATCCCCAAGGAATACTACGAGGCTGCGGATGTGTTTGGCGCCTCGCGCTGGAAACAGTTCACCCGGATCACTTTGCCGCTTCTGCGCCCATCGCTGCAAACTGCCCTGGTCCTGCGTGTCATTCTGGCCTTTGAAGTCTTTGCTGTGGTCGCAGCCCTTGGGGGCACGATCTTCCCGGTGCTTATGGGCGAGATCTACGCCTATCAGTTTGACCTGCAAAATGGTGGGGCAGCAGCAGCGCTGGCGATCATCGTTCTGATTATCTCAATCGTGTTTACGCTGATCATCATGCGCGCTCTGCGCGTCCCGAAAGGAGCCACGATATGACGGCTGTAGCAGACGTTGTGGCCCCTGACGCCCGCAAGGCGGGAAGGGGGCTCTACCGAGCAGGCGTGATCTTGCTGTGTGCCTGGGTGATCATACCGCTCTACCTGCTGTTCGTGAACACAATGTCCTCACCGGATACAGTGAACAGTTTCCCCAAGAGCTTCATCCCGGAGTTCAATATGGGATCCCTGGAATTCTTTATGGGGTTCCAGGGGATGCTGAGGGCGCTGTGGAACTCAGTTGTGGTGGCTTTGATGACGATGGTGATGTCCATCGCCATCGGAGCCCCCGCGGGCTATGCCCTATCGCGGTTTGACTTCCGTGGGAAAGAGCTGTTCCGGCTGCTGATCCTGCTGACACGGGCCTTCCCGCTGCCGCTTCTGGCGCTGCCCTTGGCAGTTCTTTTCATCCGCACAGGTCTGGATGACACGGCCTTTGGTCTGGCGCTTGTCCATACGACACTGGCGATCCCATTCGCGGTTCTCATCACCTTTTCGCTTTTCTCTGGTATCCCGCTGGAGCTCGAGGAGGCAGCCTGGACGCTGGGCTGCACACGGCTGACCGCCTTCACCAAGGTGATCCTGCCTTTGGTTCTGCCAGGGATTACAGCCTCGGCGATTTTCGCCTTTGTGATCTCGTGGAACGAAGTATTCGCGGCTGCCGTGCTGACTATCGAGAACCGGACGCTTCCCGCGTTCCTATTGCAGACATTGGGCGAAGCTCCGTTGCACCTGAAATTCGCAGGCGGCTTCATTCTCGTGGTGCCTGCGCTGATCTTCATCTTTGCTGTGCGCAAATATCTCTTTGCCATGTGGGGCATCGCCAACCGCTGAGCGGTGACTGAAAGGAAACTGTTATGGCTGAAATACAGATCAAAAACGTTGCCAAGAATTTTGGATCCTACCAGGCTCTGCACGATATCAACCTGACCATCGCAGACCAGGAATTCATGGTCCTTTTGGGCGCCTCGGGCTGCGGTAAATCCACGCTTCTGCGCATCATTGCAGGGCTTGAGACAGCGACGACCGGTGAGGTCTGGATCGGTGGGCGTCGCGTAGATCACCTTTCTCCCAAAGATCGCGGCATCTCGATGGTGTTCCAGAACTATGCGGTGTTTCCGCACCTGACCGTGTTCGAGAACATTGGCTTTGGTCTTCGGATGCAAAAACTGCCCGATGATGAGGTCAAACGTCGGGTCGAACGAACCGCTGGGCTGATGCATATCGAACAGCTTCTAAAGCGCTATTCGGGTGAGTTGTCAGGCGGTCAACGCCAACGGGTCGCTGTCGCCCGCGCGTTGGCAATGGAGCCGGACGTGATCCTGATGGATGAGCCGCTGTCGAACCTAGACGCGCTGTTGCGGATGGAAATGCGCGCCGAGCTGAAGGGTGTTCTGGCCGAAAGCAAGACCACTGCCATCTATGTGACACACGATCAGGTCGAAGCCATGTCCATGGCCGACCGGATCAGCGTCATGCATCAGGGCAAAATTGTTCAGGCAGCCTCACCCATCGAAGTGTATAGGGATCCAGCGGCCGAGTTCGTGGCCAGTTTCATCGGTAATCCGCCAATGAATTTCCTCCCCGCTGAAGCTGCGGGCTCTGGTCGTTGGACTGTTGCCGGGCAGAACTTCGATGGGCCGGCAAATGGCAAGGACCTGAAATGGGCCATTCGCCCGGAAGATTTGCGTGTTGCTGATCAGGGTTTTGGAGCGCGAGCCAAGGTTGTGGAACCTCTTGGCGCGCATTTGTTGGTGACTTGTGATGTCGAAGGTCACCAGTTCCGCGCTGTGCTGGATAGTGAACTCCACGTGAAACCCGGTGACGTACTTACGTTAGCGCCGCAAGAAGGCCGGGGACGCTGGTTCGACCCCGAAACCACCTTGGCTGTCGCGTAAAGGAGAAACAAGATGAGCCAAGCGTTGATCGATCAGGCACGCAAGGTCATGGAGAACAATGACCGGGGCACTTACACAGTGCCCACCCATGGCCTCTATCCCTTCCAGTGGAACTGGGACAGCGCCTTGTCCGCACTTGGCTTTTCGCATTTCAACATGGAGCGGGCCTGGGTCGAGGTCGAGACTCTTATGGCCCATCAGTGGGTCGACGGTATGGTGCCGCATATCATTTTTCACGAACCTGATGATGGGTATTTTCCTGGTCCTGACGTTTGGCAAACTGGACGCGTGGTGCCGACGACTGGTATCACCCAGCCAGCGGTTGTGGGCTTTGCTTTACGCAAGCTTTACGATCGGGCGGAAGACAAGGCCGCAGCCCGCGTGCGGCTGGCCAAGCTCCTGCCCAAAGTCCATGCGTGGCATCAGTGGTTCTATCGCAACCGCGATCCGAACGGCACGGGGCTGGTTGCGATCATCCACCCTTGGGAATCTGGTCGAGACAACTCGGTGGATTGGGATGAAGGGCTGGACGCGGTGCCGATCGAGGGGGTCGCGCCATTTACGCGGCGCGATACGACACACGCCAACCCAGATCACCGCCCGTCGGACGAGCAATACAAGTGTTATATCTGGTTGGTCGAGTACTTCCGAGGACTTGGATGGGATAATGCGAAGCTCCACGATGCCTCGCCCTTTTGCCTCGTTGACCCAGGATTTAACGGCATCCTGATACGGTCCTGTGACCAAGTTGCGGATTTGGCGGAAATCTTGTGCGATACGTCAATCGCTTCTGAAGCGCGTGAGATGGCCGCAAATGGCCGCGCGGCTCTGGAAAGCCTCTGGAACCCGGCGCTTGGGCAATACACGTGTTACAACCGTGCCGCTGGTCGCCTGCAAGACACACCAACGATTGGTGGGTTGCTCGCGGCAATTGCTGATGTACCTCATGGCCGTGCTGATGCGCTCGCACGAAGGATCGCTTTATTGGGCGAGCGTTGCGGCTATCTGGTGCCCAGTCACGACCCGGCAGATGGCGCTTTTGATAGCCTGCGCTACTGGCGCGGGCCCACATGGTTAATCGTAAATTATTTGATTGCCGAAGGTCTAAGTCGGTCTGGGCAGAGGGAAATGGCGCAACGGATCCTCGCCGACAGCCTAAAGCTTATTCAGAAAAGCGGCTTTGCGGAGTATTATGACCCGATGAGCGGCGAGCCTTGTGGCGGCAGTAGCTTTACGTGGACCGCAGCCATGGTAATCGAAATCCTCAAAACCAAAAGAGTGCCGGCATGAAGCGCTCGCGCATCAATGAAATCATGGCCCAAGCAGATGAGATGATCCGCTCTCACGGGTTCACGTTGCCGCCCTTTGCCTATTGGACACCCGAGGAGTTTAAAGCCCGTAAAAGTGATGCCTGTCACATCATTGACGCAAGATGCGGATGGGACATCACCGATTACGGTGACGGTGATTTTGACAAGATGGGCCTGTTCCTCTTTACCCTGCGCAACGGGTTGCAGAGTGATTTGGCCAAGGGCGGCGGCATGTGCTACGCCGAGAAGCTATTGATTTCGAGGCGGGACCAGCTATCGCCAATGCACACGCATGTTCTGAAAGCTGAGGATATCATCAACCGCGGTGGCGCAACTCTGGTGGTCGAGCTTTTCGGCTCAGACGACGCGGGTGGATTCGCAGAGGATCGCGGCGGTGTGGTCTGGCTGGACGGCATCCGACATCATTGCCAACCGGGCGAGAAGTTGCGCCTGGCACCGGGTGAAAGCGTTACCCTGCGTCCTGGTGATTGGCACGCGTTCTGGGGCGAAGGAGGGGATGTGTTGATCGGTGAGGTCTCAACGGTCAACGATGACGAGACCGACAATATCTTTCGTGAACCCATCGGCCGCTTTGCCGAGGTTGAGGAGGATCTTGCTCCGACACATCTGTTGGTCAGCGACTATTCCAAATGGCTGGGTTGATCGAAGAAACCAGTGGCGGATTCTTGGCAGACCTGTCGCAAACTTTGATCCCCATAGCCGCGTTCAGGCAGTCATCCTTCATTGAATAATATGGCAATGTTGTATGGACCTCATCTGGTCGTTCTCTACATTGTGCCTCAACTCGCAGAGTATAACCCAAGCGGACCTTCACCCAACATCTCGCAGCGGCGGCTTGGCGCTGACGTTAGACAATTCATGCCACTGCGTGGGTTCACGCCTTTGGTTATGACCTTTCCCTGCTTCAAGAGTGGATATTGCCGTAACTGCTAGGTGAGCGCGTCCAATCCGGCGCGCTCACTTTGCTTGGTATTGCCTATCACCATGGAGTTAACAGCGATGTACTACTCCGCGGCGATCGCTTCCTCTTCCAGCGACGGGTAATCGGTGTACCCTTTTTCGTTGCCGCCGTAGAGAGTACTTGGATCGAGCTCATTCAGCGCGACGTCTTTCTCCAGCCGGTTGACAAGATCCGGGTTGGAAATGAACGGCCGGCCAAAGGCCACCAGATCGACGGCGCCGGTATCAACCGCTTCAATCGCCATGTCTCGGTCGTAAGCGTTGTTGCCCATTTTCGCACCGTCAAACAATTCATAGAGCGCCTTCAGATCGCCACCTTCCGGAATATCGCGCGGGCCGCCGGTCTGTCCCTCCACAAGATGAAGATAGGCCAGCCCATAGCCATTCAGCAATTTGACCGCATGGGTGAATGTCGCCTGCGGGTCGCTGTCGGAGATGTTGTTGGCGTACGAGAATGGGCTGAGGCGGACGCCGACGCGGTCGGCGCCCCAGACATCGACAACCACGTCCATGACCTCTTTCAGGAACCGTGCTCTATTCTCGACTGGACCGCCATATTCGTCTTCACGCTTGTTGGATTCGTCCCGCAGGAATTGATCGATAAGGTATCCGTTGGCTGCGTGGACCTCGACACCGTCGAAACCGGCCTCTTTGGCGTTTTCTGCGGCCCTCCGGTAGTCGGCAACGATGCCAGATATTTCATCGATGGTCAGAGCCCGCGGTTCAGATGTTTCAACAAACTGCTCACCATCAAACGTCTTGGCCTTAGCGCCAATTGCGGATGGTGCAACAGGGGCGCCACCATCGTGCTGTAAACTGGTATGCGAAATCCGGCCCACATGCCAAAGCTGGATTACGATCTTCCCGTCCTTGGCATGGACGGCCTCAGTCACTTTTTTCCAGCCGTCGATCTGTGCTTCGGAATAAATGCCGGGCGTCCAGGCATAGCCTTTTCCTTGGGGCGAGATTTGCGATGCTTCCGTGATGATCAGACCAGCACCTGCCCGCTGCGCGTAGTACTTGGCCTGCAAGTCATGGACGCTGTCATCCTCGGCTCTTGCCCGGTTGCGGGTCAGTGGCGCCATGACAATGCGGTTTTTCAGTTCGATTGCACCAGCTTTGATGCCGGAGAACAGTTTTTCATCAGCCATTGCTGCTTCCTTCTTTGGCAAACTTCGTTCAGATATTATTGGACTAATTGGTCCAATATTGGGGTCACTGTCTCTTGTTTGAGTTTGTGTTAGGTTTAATTTCCTTATGGTGGCGGGGGGCCTTATGGCGAAATCACCAACCGGGCTTGTTTCAGGGTTTGCGATATCTGCTCATTGGGAACGCCCGCCTTGCGCAAGGCTAGCGTGCCAATTGCAAGGGAGGCAAAGGCGCGTGCCTTGTCGAGTACCTGTCCCGGATCCGAAGGCTCAAGCGCTCCCGCAATAATCTCGTCAATACTCTCCAAATGCTGTCGCCCGAGAGCCGCCACTTCATCATCATGAGGAGCAAGCTCCGTAAGGCAATTGATCAGCATACAGCCGTCACGACCACCTTGTGGGTTCGCCAAAGCTTCCATTATCGCACCAACGGGGTCATTTCCGCCCGCATCTGCAACGTCACGCAGATTTTTTAAACCACGCCTTGAATAGTGGCTGAGGGCTTTGTGAAACAAAGCCTGCTTGTTGCCGAACGCTCCATAGAAGCTGGACCGGCTCAAACCCATGGCCTTGGTCAGATCATCCACAGATGCGGTCTCGTAGCCCTTGTGCCAAAAAACGCACAAGGCTTTCTCCAAAGCCTCAGCTTCGTCAAAGGCGCGAGGCCTACCCGGGCCTGCGGGTGATTTGATGTCGCCATTTGGGAGAGTTTTTTTGCTCATGCGTATGATTTGGAATGTTTGGTCCAAAAATTCAAGGTGGCGGTAGGAAATTTTTGGAATGGTCAGTCCGTATTGTGACCAGAGAAAGGAATTTAGGTCGGTAGAAATACAAAACCTCCCCATCCCGCTTGGTGTCACGCTAATCTTAGGATCAGGACTGTTTGTCTTTTTGCGGGAGTGTCAGACGAGGAGGATCGTGATCGTAGAAAAGAGAACCCGCGCTCGGTACTAGTTTCCAACACTGGACAGAATGATTGGCGGCTTGGTCCAACGCGTTGATGTTGATCACTAACAAACCAGAGATTGGTTCGGTAGATTCATGGCCAATGCCCTCAGCTTGTGAGGATTAATACTCCAATGAGTAACAAAGCCAAGAATTCAGAACTGGTTTTACGAGCATCAGAACGGCGGGTCATCGTAAGCAAACCAACAATAATTTCAGCGCAGTAGGTAAAAAAACGAGGTTAGCTGAAGTTTAATTTGCCCAATGTGAACTTCTTAACTTTGGTTAGAACGGTTTTTTGGCAGTATCGTTTCATGAGTTGTTAGTGAGTTCAGTGAGTAAGTAGATGTATTTGCATAATTTCGAGGGGCATTGTTGCGCGGTCAATGACATCCGGATGGATGATTTTGCGCGTGAGTATCCATTGCTGGACGATGCCGACGTGCACGCACAATGGCAGAAGGGCTCCTGGCAGATCACGCGGATAGCCGACATCTGGACACGAACCGGGAAGGTGCTTTCCTTGCCTTACAAAGGGGCCAACGCCTATCCATCTTTCCAGTTTGCTGAGGATGGAACCCCGCTTCCTTTGATGGAAAAAGTGTTGAAAGCCCTGCCACGTGAAATGACCCCGTGGCAATGCGCGTTCTGGTTAACCTCACCCAAACTGGAACTCGGAGGGGAAAGCCCGGCAAATCGCATTCAGATCGGCGATGATTGCATAGTCGGTATCGCAGGCGATGCTGGTGGTCTGATGGCAGCTTAGTGTTAGTTTTTGATCACTCATACGTCGTACAGCATCTGGCAAATTCGTGTCTCCCCTGCTTTTTCTGCCTCCGGCAAGAATAGCAAGATTAGGGCACTTAAATGTCCGTTATCTTCTGAGAATTCAGAGTCAATACCAAGCAGCCCATCCATAGATACGAATGGCCAAGAGCATACTGAAATACGGGTACTAACTAGGTCTTCGAATATCGATACCCGTTGGCGAAAATCCCACCGACAAGTACAACTGCTCTGCAAATCTGTAATCTGCCGCTACGCGTAGCGAAAACTCAACAAACTCGGTTTCTGCATATTTCTGTCAAACAGACCTCACCGCTCAAACACAGCCATCATTTGCCTGCGCAATCGCGCCAGATCCTCATCCACACTAGCG contains:
- a CDS encoding amylo-alpha-1,6-glucosidase; amino-acid sequence: MSQALIDQARKVMENNDRGTYTVPTHGLYPFQWNWDSALSALGFSHFNMERAWVEVETLMAHQWVDGMVPHIIFHEPDDGYFPGPDVWQTGRVVPTTGITQPAVVGFALRKLYDRAEDKAAARVRLAKLLPKVHAWHQWFYRNRDPNGTGLVAIIHPWESGRDNSVDWDEGLDAVPIEGVAPFTRRDTTHANPDHRPSDEQYKCYIWLVEYFRGLGWDNAKLHDASPFCLVDPGFNGILIRSCDQVADLAEILCDTSIASEAREMAANGRAALESLWNPALGQYTCYNRAAGRLQDTPTIGGLLAAIADVPHGRADALARRIALLGERCGYLVPSHDPADGAFDSLRYWRGPTWLIVNYLIAEGLSRSGQREMAQRILADSLKLIQKSGFAEYYDPMSGEPCGGSSFTWTAAMVIEILKTKRVPA
- a CDS encoding alkene reductase, producing the protein MADEKLFSGIKAGAIELKNRIVMAPLTRNRARAEDDSVHDLQAKYYAQRAGAGLIITEASQISPQGKGYAWTPGIYSEAQIDGWKKVTEAVHAKDGKIVIQLWHVGRISHTSLQHDGGAPVAPSAIGAKAKTFDGEQFVETSEPRALTIDEISGIVADYRRAAENAKEAGFDGVEVHAANGYLIDQFLRDESNKREDEYGGPVENRARFLKEVMDVVVDVWGADRVGVRLSPFSYANNISDSDPQATFTHAVKLLNGYGLAYLHLVEGQTGGPRDIPEGGDLKALYELFDGAKMGNNAYDRDMAIEAVDTGAVDLVAFGRPFISNPDLVNRLEKDVALNELDPSTLYGGNEKGYTDYPSLEEEAIAAE
- a CDS encoding D-lyxose/D-mannose family sugar isomerase — protein: MKRSRINEIMAQADEMIRSHGFTLPPFAYWTPEEFKARKSDACHIIDARCGWDITDYGDGDFDKMGLFLFTLRNGLQSDLAKGGGMCYAEKLLISRRDQLSPMHTHVLKAEDIINRGGATLVVELFGSDDAGGFAEDRGGVVWLDGIRHHCQPGEKLRLAPGESVTLRPGDWHAFWGEGGDVLIGEVSTVNDDETDNIFREPIGRFAEVEEDLAPTHLLVSDYSKWLG
- a CDS encoding ABC transporter ATP-binding protein; the protein is MAEIQIKNVAKNFGSYQALHDINLTIADQEFMVLLGASGCGKSTLLRIIAGLETATTGEVWIGGRRVDHLSPKDRGISMVFQNYAVFPHLTVFENIGFGLRMQKLPDDEVKRRVERTAGLMHIEQLLKRYSGELSGGQRQRVAVARALAMEPDVILMDEPLSNLDALLRMEMRAELKGVLAESKTTAIYVTHDQVEAMSMADRISVMHQGKIVQAASPIEVYRDPAAEFVASFIGNPPMNFLPAEAAGSGRWTVAGQNFDGPANGKDLKWAIRPEDLRVADQGFGARAKVVEPLGAHLLVTCDVEGHQFRAVLDSELHVKPGDVLTLAPQEGRGRWFDPETTLAVA
- a CDS encoding TetR/AcrR family transcriptional regulator, which encodes MGRFCISTDLNSFLWSQYGLTIPKISYRHLEFLDQTFQIIRMSKKTLPNGDIKSPAGPGRPRAFDEAEALEKALCVFWHKGYETASVDDLTKAMGLSRSSFYGAFGNKQALFHKALSHYSRRGLKNLRDVADAGGNDPVGAIMEALANPQGGRDGCMLINCLTELAPHDDEVAALGRQHLESIDEIIAGALEPSDPGQVLDKARAFASLAIGTLALRKAGVPNEQISQTLKQARLVISP